A section of the Candidatus Binatia bacterium genome encodes:
- a CDS encoding hypothetical protein (possible pseudo, frameshifted): MIARIISFSLENRFFVVLLAVAGFFAGAYALRHTPLDAIPDLSDVQVIVFTEYPGQAPRIVEDQVTYPISTKMLSVPYAKVVRGYSFFNFSFVYVIFEDGTDPYWARSRVLEYLSQLQGQLPAGVTPTLGPDATGVGWAFMYVLTSPTRDLQELRSIQDWYLKYELTAIEGVSEVASVGGFVKQYQVTVDPEKLRAYDIPLGRVREAILRSNGEVGEVASWSFRRPSTSCASGAM; encoded by the coding sequence ATGATCGCGCGCATCATTTCCTTCTCTCTCGAGAACCGCTTTTTCGTCGTGCTCCTCGCCGTGGCGGGATTTTTCGCGGGAGCCTACGCCCTTCGCCACACGCCCCTCGACGCCATCCCCGACCTTTCCGACGTGCAGGTCATCGTGTTCACGGAATACCCGGGCCAGGCACCCCGCATCGTCGAGGACCAGGTCACCTACCCCATCAGCACGAAGATGCTGTCCGTGCCCTATGCCAAGGTCGTCCGCGGCTACAGCTTTTTCAACTTCTCGTTCGTCTACGTGATCTTCGAGGACGGAACGGATCCCTACTGGGCGCGGAGCCGCGTCCTCGAATACCTGAGCCAGCTCCAGGGACAGTTGCCCGCGGGCGTGACCCCGACGCTCGGCCCCGATGCCACCGGCGTGGGCTGGGCCTTCATGTACGTGCTCACGAGCCCCACGCGCGACCTCCAGGAGCTCCGCAGCATCCAGGACTGGTACCTCAAGTACGAGCTCACGGCCATCGAAGGCGTCTCGGAGGTGGCGAGCGTGGGGGGCTTCGTCAAACAGTACCAGGTGACGGTCGATCCCGAAAAACTCCGTGCCTACGACATCCCGCTCGGCCGGGTCCGCGAGGCCATTCTCCGCTCGAACGGCGAGGTCGGCGAGGT